One window of the Pieris brassicae chromosome Z, ilPieBrab1.1, whole genome shotgun sequence genome contains the following:
- the LOC123718793 gene encoding mucin-2-like isoform X41: MSTFREDMRLLILLLLGTAWADVLPNGCPRDFSVHHLLRHEDCKKFYSCSNGVPIEMSCAPGTAFDFDLQKCIEDTSGCAKNDHNFIDSGGTCIPTAHETDCTKYYSCEKGVHVLTSCDPGYRFNTETGKCDVSSKVTCKHIKKRSIQTRCPNDVRIQMNIPHESDCDKYYRCFHGNRILMSCFNGAHYNPKTQSCDTPENAGCVDEEIIEDCPANTFIPIFLPHDTDCSKYYRCFRGNKQVQRCGHGQHFNAKTQLCDTIANAGCEKESNPPNECLKDGMLLSHEQCDKYFQCVHGNKILMPCPTGMHFSFKLQRCDWPKIAKCEPTQTPTTTTTTTTTTTTPKPESTPTPGYFPNGCPIDYRIEQLLPHPDCTKFYQCVHGFKQEMPCPGGTHFSFALQRCDWPSIAKCVPGITTTTRRPITTRRPTTTTRRSTTITTTKSPISTPRPGYFPNGCPVDYRIEQLLPHPDCTKFYQCVHGFKQEMPCPGGTHFSYELQRCDWPHIANCKPGASTSSPTTTPSTTPSTTTSTLRPTITTPSVTTSKPEYLPNGCPKDFSVHLLLPHEYDCTKFYHCNFGEKVERQCNSNLYFDPILQVCNWPSAVDCKPSTPPQSTTIKDLETTTTEVTSSVATTPDTTISPEVSTVGPTTPEATTPEATTAEDTTLEPTTPEATTPEATTAEDTTLEPTTTEATTPEATTPEATTAEDTTLEPTTPEASTPEATTAEDTTLEPTTTEATTPEATTPEATTAEDTTLEPTTPEATTPEATTAEDTTLEPTTPEASTPEATTAEDTTLEPTTPEATTPEATTAEDTTLEPTTPEATTPEATTAEDTTLEPTTPEATTPEATTPEATTAEDTTLEPTMPEATTPEATTPEATTPETSTPEASTPEGTTPEATTPEATTAEDTTLEPTTPEATTPETTTAEDTTLEPTTPEATTPEATTTEDTTLEPTTPEASTPEATTAEDTTLESTTPEASTPEATTAEDTTLEPTTPEATTPEATTPEATTAEDTTLEPTTPEATTPEATTAEDTTLEPTTTEATTPEATTAEDTTLEPTTPEATTAEDTTLEPTTPEATTPEATTAEDTTLEPTTPEATTPEATTAEDITLEPTTPEATTPEATTAEDTTLEPTTPEATTPEATTAEDTTLEPTTPEATTPEATTPEATTAEDTTLEPTTPEATTPEATTPEATTAEDTTLEPTTPEATTPEATTAEDTTLEPTTPEATTPEATTPEATTAEDTTLEPTTPEATTAEDTTLEPTTPEATTPETTTAEDTTLEPTTPEATTPEATTTEDTTLEPTTPEASTPEATTAEDITLEPTTPEATTPEATTAEDTTLEPTTPEATTPEATTAEDTTLEPTTPEATTPEATTPEATTAEDTTLEPTTPEATTPEATTAEDTTLEPTTPEATTPEATTPEATTPETSTPEASTPEATTPEATTAEDTTLEPTTPEATTPEATTAEDTTLEPTTPEASTPEATTAEDTTLEPTTPEATTPEATTPEATTAEDTTLEPTTPEATTPEATTAEDTTLEPTTPEATTPEATTPEATTAEDTTLEPTTPEATTPEATTAEDTTLEPTTPEATTPEATTPEATTAEDTTLEPTTPEATTPEATTAEDTTLEPTTPEATTPEATTPEATTAEDTTLEPTTTEATAPEATTPEATTAEDTTLEPTTPEATTPEATTAEDTTLEPTTPEATTPEATTPEATTAEDTTLEPTTPEATTPEATTPEATTAEDTTLEPTTPEATTPEATTAEDTTLEPTTPEATTPEATTPEATTAEDTTLEPTTTEATAPEATTPEATTAEDTTLEPTTTEATAPEATTPEATTAEDTTLEPTTPEATTPEATTAEDTTLEPTTPEATTPEATTAEDTTLEPTTPEATTPEATTAEDTTLEPTTPEASTPSTPSTPAPICPPGVFGNVPHPVLCDYYYNCIGGMEVLLRCLEGFEYDHSIRGCSRISENGCFARKNVTTTIDYNTDTTTDYQLIDTTTEYIESTTYRENICPPGFSGNLPHSTICSHYYLCEEGEAILKNCAKGFEYDAEIMDCVPISETGCYAQQGLTTTTDNNRLPELSTYKNDEEDYICPPMFSGNIEHPTLCDSYYTCFAGMEFLMNCSHGFEFDPVVKNCVRISKTGCFATRYNLTSSTTTTTTPTITTTENNKDKPICPPNFSGNVPHETKCDSYYTCFSGSEFLMQCPNGFEFDSNTKDCVRISETGCFAQQRLATTTDNNRLPELSTYKNDEEDYICPPMFSGNIKHPSLCDSYYTCFAGMEFLMNCTHGFEFDPVVKDCVRISETGCFAQQGLATTTDNNKLPELSTYKNDEEDYICPPMFSGNIEHPSLCDSYYTCFAGMEFLMNCSHGFEFDPAVKNCVRISNTGCFATRYNLTTTTTTTTTTTPSTTTPENNKVKPICPPAFSGNIPHRTKCDYYYTCFSGSEFLMQCPKEFEFDPNTKDCVRISEAGCFAHQDLTTTTDNNRLPELSTYKNDEEDYICPPTFSGNIEHPTLCDSYYTCFAGMEFLMNCSHGFEFDPVVENCVRVSKTGCFATRYNLTTTTTTSTTTEHNKVTPICPPAFSGNIPHRTKCDYYYTCFSGSEFLMQCPNGFEFDPTTNECVRVTPSGCFARQNDPENICAPGKSGHVPHPELCDTFYLCAMGEPLRLHCSRGFEFSAENGQCVAISDDGCFAKVKQSKQMPICSPAKSGNIPHQTRCDSYYHCEDGEATEVFCKEGLEFDPETKQCALISENGCTARK, translated from the exons AGTTGTGACACGCCGGAGAATGCTGGTTGCGTTGACGAGGAAATTATCGAGGACTGTCCAGCTAACACCTTTATCCCAATATTTTTACCTCATGATACTGACTGTAGCAAGTATTATAGATGCTTTAGGGGTAACAAACAAGTCCAAAGGTGTGGTCATGGTCAGCATTTTAATGCGAAAACCCAG CTCTGCGATACAATAGCAAACGCTGGCTGCGAAAAGGAATCGAACCCGCCAAATGAGTGCCTTAAGGATGGAATGTTGCTATCACATGAGCAGtgtgataaatattttcaatgtgTTCAcgggaataaaatattaatgccGTGTCCAACTGGGATGCACTTTAGTTTCAAGTTACAG CGATGTGATTGGCCAAAAATAGCGAAATGTGAGCCAACACAAACACCAACAACAACAACGactacaacaacaacaacaacgaCACCGAAACCGGAATCAACACCCACACCGGGATACTTTCCTAACGGATGTCCTATAGACTATAGAATTGAACAGTTGTTACCACATCCGGATTGTACGAAATTTTATCAGTGCGTGCATGGTTTTAAACAAGAAATGCCTTGTCCAGGAGGAACGCACTTCAGTTTTGCTTTGcag AGATGTGATTGGCCTAGTATAGCAAAGTGTGTTCCGGGTATAACAACTACAACTCGACGCCCAATAACAACTCGTCGACCAACAACAACTACTCGTCGATCGACAACAATTACAACGACCAAATCACCTATTAGTACCCCAAGGCCTGGATATTTTCCCAATGGATGTCCAGTAGACTACAGAATCGAACAATTGTTACCACATCCTGACTGCACTAAATTCTATCAGTGCGTGCATGGCTTTAAACAAGAAATGCCATGTCCGGGAGGAACACACTTCAGTTATGAACTGCAG AGATGCGATTGGCCACATATTGCTAATTGTAAGCCTGGAGCTTCAACTTCTTCCCCAACAACAACACCTTCTACAACACCCAGTACAACAACATCAACACTAAGACCAACAATAACAACGCCCAGCGTAACAACGTCAAAGCCAGAATATTTACCAAATGGTTGTCCTAAGGACTTTTCGGTCCATTTGTTGCTACCACATGAGTACGATTGCACGAAATTCTATCATTGCAATTTTGGGGAGAAGGTTGAGCGGCAATGTAATTCGAATTTATACTTCGATCCAATTTTGCAG GTATGTAACTGGCCGTCAGCAGTTGATTGCAAGCCAAGCACGCCTCCTCAAAGTACAACTATAAAAGATCTCGAAACAACAACCACTGAGGTAACCTCTTCAGTTGCTACCACTCCTGATACCACAATAAGTCCAGAAGTGTCTACAGTAGGGCCAACTACGCCTGAAGCAACTACACCAGAGGCAACCACGGCCGAAGACACAACATTAGAGCCTACTACGCCTGAGGCAACAACACCTGAGGCTACCACGGCTGAAGACACAACATTGGAGCCAACTACGACTGAAGCAACAACACCAGAGGCTACTACACCAGAGGCTACCACGGCTGAAGACACAACATTAGAGCCAACTACGCCTGAGGCATCAACACCAGAGGCTACCACAGCTGAAGACACAACATTGGAGCCAACTACGACTGAAGCAACAACACCAGAGGCTACTACACCAGAGGCTACCACGGCTGAAGACACAACATTAGAGCCAACTACGCCTGAAGCAACAACACCAGAAGCTACCACGGCTGAAGACACAACATTAGAGCCAACTACGCCTGAGGCATCAACACCAGAGGCTACCACAGCTGAAGACACAACATTAGAGCCAACTACGCCTGAGGCAACAACACCAGAAGCTACTACAGCTGAAGACACAACATTAGAGCCAACTACGCCTGAAGCAACTACACCAGAG GCTACCACGGCTGAAGACACAACATTAGAGCCAACTACGCCTGAGGCAACAACACCTGAGGCTACTACACCAGAGGCTACCACGGCTGAAGACACAACATTAGAGCCAACTATGCCTGAGGCAACAACACCTGAGGCTACTACACCAGAGGCTACTACACCAGAGACCAGTACACCAGAGGCTAGTACACCAGAGGGTACTACACCAGAGGCTACTACACCAGAGGCTACCACGGCTGAAGACACAACATTAGAGCCAACTACGCCTGAAGCAACTACACCAGAGACTACCACGGCTGAAGACACAACATTAGAGCCAACTACGCCTGAGGCAACAACACCAGAAGCTACTACAACTGAAGACACAACATTAGAGCCAACTACGCCTGAAGCATCTACACCAGAGGCTACCACGGCTGAAGACACAACATTAGAGTCAACTACGCCTGAGGCATCAACACCAGAGGCTACCACGGCTGAAGACACAACATTAGAGCCTACTACGCCTGAGGCAACAACACCTGAGGCTACTACACCAGAGGCTACCACGGCTGAAGACACAACATTAGAGCCAACTACACCAGAGGCTACTACACCAGAGGCTACCACGGCTGAAGACACAACATTGGAGCCAACTACGACTGAAGCAACAACACCAGAG GCTACCACGGCTGAAGACACAACATTAGAGCCAACTACACCAGAG GCTACCACGGCTGAAGACACAACATTAGAGCCAACTACGCCTGAAGCAACAACACCAGAAGCTACCACGGCTGAAGACACAACATTAGAGCCAACTACGCCTGAGGCAACAACACCAGAAGCTACTACAGCTGAAGATATAACATTAGAGCCAACTACGCCTGAGGCAACAACACCAGAAGCTACTACAGCTGAAGACACAACATTAGAGCCAACTACGCCTGAAGCAACTACACCAGAG GCTACCACGGCTGAAGACACAACATTAGAGCCAACTACGCCTGAGGCAACAACACCTGAGGCTACTACACCAGAGGCTACCACGGCTGAAGACACAACATTAGAGCCAACTACGCCTGAGGCAACAACACCTGAAGCAACTACACCAGAGGCCACCACGGCTGAAGACACAACATTAGAGCCAACTACGCCTGAAGCAACTACACCAGAGGCTACTACGGCTGAAGACACAACATTAGAGCCAACTACGCCTGAGGCAACAACACCTGAGGCTACTACACCAGAGGCTACCACGGCTGAAGACACAACATTAGAGCCAACTACACCAGAG GCTACCACGGCTGAAGACACAACATTAGAGCCAACTACGCCTGAAGCAACTACACCAGAGACTACCACGGCTGAAGACACAACATTAGAGCCAACTACGCCTGAGGCAACAACACCAGAAGCTACTACAACTGAAGACACAACATTAGAGCCAACTACGCCTGAAGCATCTACACCAGAGGCTACCACGGCTGAAGACATAACATTAGAGCCAACTACGCCTGAGGCAACAACACCAGAAGCTACTACAGCTGAAGACACAACATTAGAGCCAACTACGCCTGAAGCAACTACACCAGAG GCTACTACGGCTGAAGACACAACATTAGAGCCAACTACGCCTGAGGCAACAACACCTGAGGCTACTACACCAGAGGCTACCACGGCTGAAGACACAACATTAGAGCCAACTACACCAGAGGCTACTACACCAGAGGCTACCACGGCTGAAGACACAACATTAGAGCCAACTACGCCTGAGGCAACAACACCTGAGGCTACTACACCAGAGGCTACTACACCAGAGACTAGTACACCAGAGGCTAGTACACCAGAG GCTACTACACCAGAGGCTACCACGGCTGAAGACACAACATTAGAGCCAACTACGCCTGAAGCAACAACACCAGAAGCTACCACGGCTGAAGACACAACATTAGAGCCAACTACGCCTGAGGCATCAACACCAGAGGCTACCACAGCTGAAGACACAACATTGGAGCCAACTACGCCTGAGGCAACAACACCTGAGGCTACTACACCAGAGGCTACCACGGCTGAAGACACAACATTAGAGCCAACTACACCAGAGGCTACTACACCAGAGGCTACCACGGCTGAAGACACAACATTAGAGCCAACTACGCCTGAGGCAACAACACCTGAGGCTACTACACCAGAGGCTACCACGGCTGAAGACACAACATTAGAGCCAACTACGCCTGAAGCAACTACACCAGAGGCTACCACGGCTGAAGACACAACATTGGAGCCAACTACGCCTGAGGCAACAACACCTGAGGCTACTACACCAGAGGCTACCACGGCTGAAGACACAACATTAGAGCCAACTACACCAGAGGCTACTACACCAGAGGCTACCACGGCTGAAGACACAACATTAGAGCCAACTACGCCTGAGGCAACAACACCTGAGGCTACTACACCAGAGGCTACCACGGCTGAAGACACAACATTAGAGCCAACTACGACTGAAGCAACAGCACCAGAGGCTACTACACCAGAGGCTACCACGGCTGAAGACACAACATTAGAGCCAACTACGCCTGAAGCAACTACACCAGAGGCTACCACGGCTGAAGACACAACATTGGAGCCAACTACGCCTGAGGCAACAACACCTGAGGCTACTACACCAGAGGCTACCACGGCTGAAGACACAACATTAGAGCCAACTACACCAGAGGCTACTACACCAGAGGCTACTACACCAGAGGCTACCACGGCTGAAGACACAACATTAGAGCCAACTACGCCTGAAGCAACTACACCAGAGGCTACCACGGCTGAAGACACAACATTAGAGCCAACTACGCCTGAGGCAACAACACCTGAGGCTACTACACCAGAGGCTACCACGGCTGAAGACACAACATTAGAGCCAACTACGACTGAAGCAACAGCACCAGAGGCTACTACACCAGAGGCTACCACGGCTGAAGACACAACATTAGAGCCAACTACGACTGAAGCAACAGCACCAGAGGCTACTACACCAGAGGCTACCACGGCTGAAGACACAACATTAGAGCCAACTACGCCTGAGGCAACTACACCAGAGGCTACCACGGCTGAAGACACAACATTGGAGCCAACTACGCCTGAGGCAACAACACCAGAAGCTACTACAGCTGAAGACACAACATTAGAGCCAACTACGCCTGAAGCAACTACACCAGAGGCTACTACAGCTGAAGACACAACATTAGAGCCAACTACGCCTGAAGCATCAACACCAAGTACCCCATCTACACCTGCACCAATTTGTCCCCCAGGTGTTTTTGGCAATGTACCACATCCCGTTTTGTGTGACTACTATTACAATTGTATTGGAGGAATGGAAGTTTTACTGAGATGTTTAGAAGGCTTTGAGTACGATCACAGTATTAGG GGCTGCTCACGCATTTCCGAAAATGGATGTTTTGCAAGAAAAAATGTTACAACAACAATAGATTATAacacagatacaacaacagaCTACCAACTTATCGACACAACAACAGAATATATAGAATCAACAACATACAGAGAGAATATTTGTCCACCCGGTTTTTCAGGGAATTTGCCACACTCAACAATTTGCAGTCATTATTATCTTTGTGAAGAGGGTGAAGCGATACTGAAGAACTGCGCGAAGGGATTTGAGTACGATGCCGAAATTatg gACTGTGTTCCAATATCAGAGACCGGTTGTTACGCACAGCAAGGTCTAACAACAACAACGGATAACAATAGATTACCCGAGTTATCAACTTACAAGAACGACGAAGAGGACTATATATGTCCACCAATGTTTTCTGGTAATATCGAACATCCAACTTTGTGTGATTCGTATTACACTTGCTTTGCTGGAATGGAATTTTTGATGAATTGCTCTCATGGATTCGAGTTTGACCCAGTTGTTAAG AATTGCGTCCGGATTTCAAAAACTGGTTGTTTCGCAACACGATACAACTTAACATCATCAAcaacaacgacaacgacaccAACTATAACAACAACCGAAAACAATAAAGACAAACCAATATGTCCACCGAACTTCTCAGGAAATGTACCCCACGAAACAAAATGCGATTCTTACTATACTTGCTTTAGTGGATCGGAGTTTTTGATGCAATGTCCCAACggatttgaatttgattcgAATACAAAA GATTGCGTTCGAATATCGGAGACCGGTTGTTTTGCACAACAACGCTTAGCAACAACAACAGACAACAATAGATTACCCGAGCTATCTACTTATAAGAACGATGAAGAGGACTATATATGTCCACCAATGTTTTCTGGTAATATAAAGCATCCATCTTTGTGTGATTCGTATTACACTTGCTTTGCTGGGATGGAGTTTTTGATGAATTGCACTCATGGATTCGAGTTTGACCCAGTTGTTAAG GACTGTGTTCGAATATCAGAGACTGGTTGTTTTGCACAACAAGGCTTAGCCACAACAACggataacaataaattacccGAGTTATCAACTTACAAGAACGATGAAGAGGACTATATATGCCCACCTATGTTTTCTGGTAATATCGAACATCCAAGTTTGTGTGATTCGTATTACACTTGCTTTGCTGGAATGGAGTTTTTGATGAATTGTTCTCATGGATTCGAGTTTGATCCAGCTGTTAAg aaTTGCGTCCGGATCTCGAACACTGGCTGTTTTGCAACACGATACAACTTAACAACAACTACAACGACAACCACAACAACGACACCATCTACAACAACACCCGAAAACAACAAAGTCAAACCAATATGTCCACCGGCTTTCTCAGGAAATATTCCCCACAGAACGAAATGTGATTATTACTATACTTGCTTTAGTGGATCGGAGTTTTTAATGCAGTGTCCCaaagaatttgaatttgatccGAATACAAAA GACTGTGTTCGAATATCAGAGGCTGGTTGTTTCGCACATCAAGATCTAACAACAACAACGGATAACAATAGGTTACCCGAGTTATCAACTTACAAGAACGATGAAGAGGACTATATATGCCCACCTACGTTTTCTGGGAATATCGAACATCCAACTTTATGTGATTCGTATTACACTTGCTTTGCTGGAATGGAGTTTTTGATGAATTGTTCTCATGGATTCGAGTTCGATCCAGTCGTTGAG aattgCGTCCGAGTTTCGAAAACTGGTTGTTTTGCAACACGATACAACTTAAcaacaacgacaacgacatcAACTACAACCGAACACAACAAAGTCACACCAATATGTCCACCGGCTTTCTCAGGAAACATTCCCCACAGAACAAAATGCGATTATTACTATACTTGCTTCAGTGGTTCGGAGTTTTTAATGCAGTGTCCCAACGGATTTGAATTTGATCCCACAACCAAC GAATGTGTAAGGGTAACGCCGAGTGGATGTTTCGCGCGGCAAAATG ATCCAGAAAACATTTGCGCACCAGGTAAATCTGGTCACGTGCCACACCCAGAATTGTGTGACACGTTCTACCTTTGTGCCATGGGTGAACCCCTGAGGCTACATTGCAGCAGAGGATTTGAATTCTCTGCAGAAAATGGG CAATGCGTGGCGATATCTGATGATGGATGCTTTGCGAAAG TGAAACAATCAAAACAGATGCCAATTTGCTCACCAGCTAAATCTGGTAACATACCACATCAAACAAGATGCGACTCGTACTATCACTGTGAAGATGGTGAAGCCACAGAAGTATTTTGTAAAGAAGGATTGGAATTTGACCCAGAAACTAAG caATGCGCGCTCATTTCGGAGAACGGCTGCACAGCTCGCAAGTAG